From Vidua macroura isolate BioBank_ID:100142 chromosome 5, ASM2450914v1, whole genome shotgun sequence, the proteins below share one genomic window:
- the BPIFC gene encoding LOW QUALITY PROTEIN: BPI fold-containing family C protein (The sequence of the model RefSeq protein was modified relative to this genomic sequence to represent the inferred CDS: inserted 1 base in 1 codon; deleted 1 base in 1 codon; substituted 2 bases at 2 genomic stop codons), producing MRKMLKICCSLLLLSLLSEQQSANPGLKVRITQKELEYAKEAGLEILQQNMEKEHFPDLTGHEKFGLGNVKYNISWIHVTVVELPSASISLLPGSGIKLVIGNAFTTXNKNWDIRTWMFKDSGRGTVHISKVFVTAIFSTALDNAAPTSIALTSCQTTSGDVDTKLNGKTGFLHNFFIKYLKKPIHRSLVTNSCPNIRAGIQMIDGDLXSLNAVKQIDDLAEVDYSLSGLPAVFQPFIDLDLKGIVFPAGNYTDSPYVAASFTIPDQSDSMLYLAFSEYFFQTSSFAYYTTGAVNRTIAEETCSYFNINTEIFSSIIPEVAKYSVAPXPVMLKLKSTEIPINSLQQDSFMVKIQGSVKVLVILPDSNTRSLFTLNILTNTSISLNIFDQKLMGSLCLNRIQFSLAHSSVGSFEVLLLENILSYILQTEVIPSANAKLSKGFPLPNLANVTLTRPHITIVQGYVLILTDLHCKH from the exons ATGAGGAAGATGCTAAAGATTTGCTGTTCTCTCCTCCTCTTAAGTTTGCTCAGTGAACAACAGAGTGCCAATCCTGGACTCAAAGTGAGGATCACCCAGAAGGAGCTGGAGTATG CCAaggaggctgggctggaaaTCCTGCAGCAGAATATGGAGAAGGAGCATTTCCCTGATTTGACTGGCCATGAGAAATTTGGGCTTGGTAATGTCAAATACAACATCTCATG GATACATGTTACTGTTGTTGAATTACCCAGTGCTTCCATCTCCCTCCTACCAGGGTCTGGGATAAAACTGGTGATTGGAAATGCTTTTACAA TGAATAAGAACTGGGACATAAGGACCTGGATGTT CAAAGACAGTGGAAGAGGCACAGTGCACATCTCAAAGGTGTTTGTTACTGCAATCTTTTCAACAGCCCTGGATAATGCAGCCCCTACCTCAATAGCCCTCACC AGCTGCCAGACAACTTCTGGTGACGTAGATACCAAGCTGAATGGGAAAACTGG CTTCCTGCATAACTTCTTTATCAAGTATCTGAAGAAACCCATTCACAGGAGCTTGGTCACTAAT TCATGTCCCAACATCAGAGCTGGGATCCAGATGATAGATGGGGACCTCTGATCACTGAATG CTGTAAAGCAGATTGATGATTTGGCTGAAGTAGACTACTCCTTAAGTGGCTTGCCAGCAGTATTCCAGCCATTCATTGACCTGGACTTAAAG GGAATAGTCTTCCCAGCTGGAAACTATACTGACTCTCCCTACGTGGCAGCTTCCTTCACAATCCCAGACCAAAGTGACTCCATGCTGTACCTTGCCTTCTCTGAGTATTTCTTTCAGACCTCCTCATTTGCTTACTACACCACCGGGGCTGTCAACAGGACCATTGCAGAGGAG actTGCAGCTATTTTAATATAAACACAGAGATATTTAGCAGTATCATCCCTGAG GTAGCTAAATATTCAGTTGCACCCTAGCCAGTGATGTTGAAGCTAAAGTCTACTGAAATCCCTATCAACAGCTTACAGCAGGATTCCTTCATGGTAAAGATTCAGGGCTCCGTGAAGGTGTTGGTCATTCTGCCAGACTCAAACACCCGGTCTCTGTTCACACTGAACATACTAA CCAACACCAGCATTTCTCTGAATATATTTGATCAGAAATTAATGGGCTCGTTATGTTTGAACAG GATCCAATTCTCCCTAGCCCACTCCAGTGTTGGCTCTTTTGAG GTCTTGCTTCTGGAGAACATCCTATCTTACATTTTACAGACTGAAGTAATTCCATCAGCTAACG CTAAACTGTCAAAAGGATTCCCTCTTCCCAATCTGGCCAATGTTACCTTGACAAGACCTCACATTACAATTGTACAG GGATATGTGTTGATTTTGACTGATCTCCACTGCAAACACTAA